GGACTCTACTCTGAAGCAAAAAGTCATTCAAGAAGCCAAAAACCTCACCCAGTCACTGCTTTTGAGTTGTCTGATTCAGTCTGCAGAACACTGCAACACCACTCAAGGAGGTACAGTCAGTTCATTATGTATACTAATCAAGAGCAAGGATAATCATTTTGAGTGTATATAAAATAACATGTATATTGGTAAATGATTACCGTATGTAGACTGGTTTggtttgcattttctttttttaatttagactGGGACAGTGATATGTCTTCCCTGTTATTGCTGGTGTATCTCCTGCCTCCACCTTCTAGTGGAAATAAGAAGTCTGTCAAGATCAGTGTGCAAAATGCTTTGGATCGCGTAGTAAGATTTCACAAGGTATACTTTTAATGTTATGTAGAACTTCACGTAATTCCTAGAATGTTTGTTAATGTGTAGGTGTACATTAATCTAaatgggtttttttatttatttatttttcagtcctGTTGCAGTTTTGAAGAAGTCCTTGGATCAACACAGACAACACAGCCCTACATCTTGGCAGTTGGCACTTCGAAGAGTAGCATCCATGACTACTACATTGCTGTGGATGAGCGGCTCATCCCCTGCATGGCTAAGTCCTCTCTCTCAGCTTTTGATGAACTTTTTAAAGTTCATTATGTGTTTGGCATTTCATATGATGCCGCTTTGCACAATATGTTTACCTTTCTTCAGACCACGATTTACAACATTGATGTAGGCATTACCCGTGAAAGCCCACGAGTCGGAGATCTTCGAGCCAAGATTCTTAATTAAGTGTTGTTACACCATCATCTTTAAAACATGTTTAGGTGCTTTGTTTGCAAGTTGAATTTTGATACAGTTACAGAGTTAATTCGCCATCTCAAGATTACTCATGCTATTTTTCCTGGCAGAAAGTTACAGTTGGTATGCGAACAGGATGGGTGTTGTCAAAGATTTGTTACATTCTCTGGCTTTAGAAAACATATCCAATGTAGACACAACAGTAAAAGCTCTGAAATGCATTCATTAGAACCTCCCTCTAGTCCCTCTGTCGTGCAGTCCTCCAGCACAGTTTCAGAAAACCCAAGCACAAGTGGTCATGAGAGAACATTGCGAACCCAAGAAATGTGTGCATCTCTAATTGCAAAACTGCAGAGTAGTGGAGTACCCACCAATGTAGTTACATCAGTGGCTGAAAATATGGAGGAACTTGTGTATGAATTGCACTCAAACATTAAAGAGGATGTTGTTAAGTTGATTGAAACTGATGAACACAGGAACGCTATTGAAGAATATTTTGACAGTCTTGAGAATCCCTTCTCTAAGTTCACAACagaaacaaaatggaaaaaatatttttttgagacTTGGGGTGTTGTAGAACCAGTTGAAATACCTTTAGGACAGAGATATGACACTAGGCGAAATACAGCTACAGGTACGATCAGGTGCCAGTCACTGATAAATTTGTATATGTTCCTTTATTGCAGACTTTAAGTTTCATGTTCCGAAATGAAGAAatccataaacattttgtacagcCAAGTGAGGAGAGAGAAATTTTAAGAGAGTTTTGTGATGGTAGCTATTTTAAAGAGCATTCCCTTTTTTCCAAAGAAAATAAGTCTCTTCAAATACAACTTTTTTATGATGATTTTGAAACCTCAAATCCTCTGGGATCCAAACATGGCATGCATAAGGTTGGGAGTATGTATTTTGTTTTGAGAAATCTGTCTCCTAAGGTCAACTCTGCCCTAATGAATATCCATCTTTTGGCACTTTTTCACACACAAGATGTCCAGCGGTATGGCTTAAATGCAATCCTGGAGCCTATTGTGCGTGATATTAAAATTCTTGAGAGTTCTGGAATTAAGTTGCCACTCTCTGAAGAACCAATACGTGGAACAATAGCTCAAGTAACTGGTGATAATCTGGGGGTGCACACACTCTTTGGGTTTGTACAGTCATTTAGCGCAAACTACTTTTGCAGGTTTTGTCTAATTGATAAGCTTTCTTCTCAGACCATTTTCTTTGATGACCATCCAGACATCATACTGCGTGACAGAGTTTTACATGCTGAGCACTGTCAAAGTCTTCTTACTGATGATGCTTCACAGTCATCATTTGGTGTCAAAAGAACATGTTTACTTAATGAGTTggagtattttaatatttctgaaaacTATGCAGTGGATATCATGCATGACTTGCTAGAGGGAGTAGCACAGTTCGAGATGAAGTTGCTTTTTGATTATCTGTCGGAGAGCAAAGTTGTGTCCTCACAGTCTGCGAGCAACAGAATTTACTCATTTAACTATGGTTATGTTGAACGTAAAAACCGACCTACCATGATTAAATTTGAACAACCTGGGAATGGGTTGGGTCTCAATGCCATCCAGACATTTTGCCTCATTAGAAATCTGCCACTGATTTTTGGAGATCTGGTTGAAGTAGGAAATAAGCACTGGAGGTTACTGCTGCTTCTACTGCagataataaatattgttttttctccAGTCATCTCAAATGGAATGACTGTTTATCTGAAACATTTGATCTGTGAACACCACACGCTGTTCAAACAACTCTATCCAAGAAATCTTATTCCCAAGCATCACTTCATGATCCACTATCCCCGATGCATCAGGAAGATAGGCCCGCTTGTTCATGTTTGGGGGATGCGCTATGAGGCAAAACAccgcttttttaaaaaaagtgtaaaaattttcaaaaacattaccaaGTCATTAGCACTTAAACATCAGATGGCTATCGCATATCACTGGGAATCTCAGCCTTTCAAGAGTATAGAGTGTGGACCTGTAACAAGCGTTCAGCTTTGTAACTTGCTGGATTGTGAACTGATTGCAGAAAAACTGCAACTTgacattgactgttttgttaatACTCTTTCTTGGATTTCTTGTTTTGGGACGGAATACCGC
This DNA window, taken from Carassius auratus strain Wakin chromosome 22, ASM336829v1, whole genome shotgun sequence, encodes the following:
- the LOC113040623 gene encoding uncharacterized protein LOC113040623, with product MKSTFQFRQKMIHDPEKSSSVLSLFPRFLDTKGLVLQDFELLFGVETASKLLEKWDSTLKQKVIQEAKNLTQSLLLSCLIQSAEHCNTTQGDWDSDMSSLLLLVYLLPPPSSGNKKSVKISVQNALDRVVRFHKSCCSFEEVLGSTQTTQPYILAVGTSKSSIHDYYIAVDERLIPCMAKSSLSAFDELFKVHYVFGISYDAALHNMFTFLQTTIYNIDVGITRESPRVGDLRAKILN